Proteins encoded within one genomic window of Pristiophorus japonicus isolate sPriJap1 chromosome 11, sPriJap1.hap1, whole genome shotgun sequence:
- the rab9a gene encoding ras-related protein Rab-9A: MAGKSTLLKVILLGDGGVGKSSLMNRYVTNKFDIHLFHTIGVEFLNKDLEVDGHYVTMQIWDTAGQERFRSLRTPFYRGSDCCLLTFSVDDHQSFQNLGNWKKEFIYYADVKEPDNFPFVVLGNKIDVSERQVSAEEAQAWCKDNGNHPYFETSAKDATNVAVAFEEAVRRVLAADDRSDSFMQTDTVNLNRGKKHSSSCC; encoded by the coding sequence ATGGCTGGAAAATCAACCCTGCTGAAGGTGATCCTACTGGGAGATGGTGGAGTAGGAAAAAGTTCGCTCATGAACAGATATGTGACCAATAAATTTGATATACATCTGTTTCATACAATAGGAGTCGAGTTTCTAAATAAAGATTTGGAAGTAGATGGACATTATGTGACGATGCAGATATGGGACACTGCTGGTCAAGAGAGGTTTAGGAGCCTTCGGACACCATTTTATCGAGGCTCAGATTGTTGCCTCCTTACTTTTAGTGTGGATGATCACCAGAGCTTCCAAAATTTGGGCAATTGGAAAAAGGAATTCATCTACTATGCAGATGTCAAGGAGCCAGATAATTTCCCATTTGTGGTTCTAGGTAATAAAATTGATGTCAGTGAGAGGCAGGTTTCAGCAGAAGAGGCTCAAGCTTGGTGCAAAGATAACGGCAACCATCCTTATTTTGAAACTAGTGCAAAAGATGCCACCAATGTTGCAGTGGCCTTTGAAGAGGCTGTTCGTCGTGTTCTTGCTGCCGATGATAGATCTGACAGTTTCATGCAAACGGACACGGTGAATCTAAATCGAGGGAAGAAGCACAGCTCTTCCTGCTGCTGA